Part of the Elusimicrobiota bacterium genome is shown below.
CTCGGGATCGAAAACCAGAGCCGCCCATTGTCGCCCTCGAAAAACCCAAACCCGCCCCCGCTGAAAAGACCGCTCCGGTCGGGACGCTTCCGGGGAGAAAACCCGAACGTCGTCCGCCCCCTTGGTCGCTCTGGCCCCGACGACGAACCCGGGGGGGTGCCCGCCCCCGCGCGGCTGGACGCGCACACCCGGTAATCTGTTCCAAACCGGCTCCGGTTGATTCGCTTCCCCCGGAAAACCCCCTGACGCTGACTGCTTCGGTTGGGTCGTTTCACCCCAGGGCGCTCGCCGCGCGGCGGAGAAACGCCGCCGCACTGGCTCGCTCGGTCGCCCCGGCGATTGTATCGTTGTCCACTCCGCTGGGAACAAAACCCCCGCTTCGGAGTGAAGTCCGCGGCCCCGCACTCGGGCTCGGTTGTTGCCGCAAACAGGCATTTGCTGGTGGACAGGTCGCCCGGCGCGGGGCCACTCCACACTGGTGAGGGGAACGCTGTCCGCTCCGGGTATGCTGCTCCCCATTAAGGCCGGGGTCCTGCTAAGAGAGTAAAATGGGGCTGAGACCCGAACCGAGGAGACTCAGCCATGAAACGAAGAGAATGGGAACCGAAAAGAAAGCCATGATCGTCTCCAAGGACTACGCGGTAAAGCCATCGCGGACCTGTGTAGCGAACACCAAATCAGCCAGGCCCAGTATTACCAGTGGCGTGACCACTTTTTGGCCAATACCGACCGCATCTTTGACAAACACCCCGACAAGAAACAGTTTCGACTCCAGGAGGAGAACGCCCGGCTCAAGCACATGATCGGGGAGCTCACGATGGAGTTAAAAA
Proteins encoded:
- a CDS encoding transposase, with amino-acid sequence MADLCSEHQISQAQYYQWRDHFLANTDRIFDKHPDKKQFRLQEENARLKHMIGELTMELKKTEIELKELGFEAAVLFRHPAQPGHR